In a genomic window of Ralstonia nicotianae:
- the lapB gene encoding lipopolysaccharide assembly protein LapB has translation MDFDLWWLLAIPLVFGLGWVAARLDARQLLTEQASLPRSYFKGLNFLLNEQPDKAIDAFIEVARLDPETTELHFALGSLFRRRGETERAIRVHQNLVNRPDLPANERDHALYELGQDFLRAGLLDRAEESLRMLMEGVFAEPAKRVLLELYEVEKEWRKAIDAARELQTLQGQDYSVQIAQFCCELAQESLQRKDVSAAVEWLERALQENPKNVRATIQLGDVALGKGDTEGAIKRWRSIEQQNPAFLPLVAERLMKAFAQLGRAAEGLAWLRSKMDARLGPELLDVVYRYELDVHGIDDAVALMREQIRRQPSLMALTRLVEAEATRASEAVSHEAAAVAAPISDSALADPVEAGSNADIQRAQDLGAIRDLLQSRTRNLARYTCQECGFRARLFYWQCPGCNRWETYAPRRTEALGGSGGASM, from the coding sequence ATGGATTTTGATCTCTGGTGGCTGCTGGCCATCCCCCTGGTGTTCGGCTTGGGCTGGGTGGCGGCCCGGCTGGATGCCCGACAACTGCTGACCGAACAGGCGTCGCTGCCGCGCTCCTATTTCAAGGGGTTGAATTTCCTCCTCAACGAGCAGCCGGACAAGGCGATCGACGCCTTCATCGAAGTCGCGCGCCTGGACCCCGAAACCACCGAGCTGCACTTCGCGCTGGGCAGCCTGTTCCGCCGCCGCGGCGAAACCGAGCGCGCCATCCGCGTGCACCAGAACCTGGTCAACCGGCCGGACTTGCCGGCCAACGAGCGCGACCACGCGCTGTATGAGCTGGGCCAGGATTTCCTGCGTGCCGGCCTGCTGGACCGTGCCGAAGAATCGCTGCGCATGCTGATGGAAGGCGTGTTTGCCGAGCCGGCCAAGCGTGTGCTGCTGGAGCTGTACGAGGTCGAGAAAGAGTGGCGCAAGGCGATCGATGCCGCGCGCGAATTGCAGACGCTGCAGGGCCAGGACTATTCGGTGCAGATCGCCCAGTTCTGCTGCGAGCTGGCGCAGGAATCGCTGCAGCGCAAGGACGTGTCGGCTGCCGTCGAATGGCTTGAGCGCGCCCTGCAGGAGAACCCGAAGAACGTGCGCGCCACCATCCAGCTGGGCGACGTGGCGCTGGGCAAGGGCGATACCGAAGGCGCGATCAAGCGCTGGCGCAGCATCGAGCAGCAGAACCCGGCCTTCCTGCCGCTGGTGGCCGAGCGCTTGATGAAAGCCTTCGCGCAGCTCGGCCGTGCCGCCGAAGGCCTGGCCTGGCTGCGCTCCAAGATGGACGCGCGCCTTGGCCCCGAGCTGCTGGACGTCGTCTACCGCTATGAGCTGGACGTGCACGGCATCGACGATGCCGTCGCGCTGATGCGCGAGCAGATCCGCCGCCAGCCTTCGCTGATGGCGCTCACGCGCCTGGTCGAAGCCGAGGCGACGCGCGCCTCCGAAGCAGTGAGCCACGAGGCCGCGGCGGTTGCCGCGCCCATCAGTGACAGTGCGCTGGCCGATCCGGTGGAAGCCGGCAGCAACGCCGACATCCAGCGCGCGCAAGACCTCGGCGCCATCCGCGACCTGCTGCAGAGCCGCACCCGCAACCTGGCCCGCTACACCTGCCAGGAGTGCGGCTTCCGAGCGCGCCTGTTCTATTGGCAATGTCCGGGCTGCAACCGCTGGGAAACCTACGCGCCGCGCCGTACCGAAGCGCTCGGCGGCAGCGGTGGCGCCAGCATGTAA
- a CDS encoding LapA family protein — MKLFVWVVRILLFVLLFVLALHNTAEVSLVLPFGVVWHAPLILIALAFFVAGLLLAMLAMAPRVMRHRFTASRLRRQLGRMKAEEAVEPKVPVAADSPYHVPGPKV; from the coding sequence ATGAAATTGTTCGTCTGGGTCGTCCGCATCCTGTTGTTTGTGCTGCTTTTCGTGCTTGCGCTGCACAACACGGCGGAAGTCTCGCTTGTGCTGCCGTTCGGCGTTGTCTGGCATGCGCCCCTGATCCTGATCGCCCTGGCGTTTTTCGTGGCCGGCCTGCTGCTGGCCATGCTGGCGATGGCGCCGCGCGTGATGCGGCACCGGTTCACCGCCAGCCGGCTGCGCAGGCAGCTCGGTCGCATGAAGGCCGAGGAGGCCGTCGAGCCGAAGGTGCCGGTCGCCGCCGATTCTCCCTACCACGTTCCCGGCCCCAAGGTCTGA
- a CDS encoding integration host factor subunit beta produces the protein MPMTKSELVEKLAARFPQLLLRDADIAVKTILDAMSDALADGHRIEIRGFGSFGLNRRPPRVGRNPKSGEKVLVPEKRVPHFKAGKELRERVDRSLERQGDSSSEGEPVSLTAVKAARQAGGHHAAGFPAEATPTLVMSR, from the coding sequence ATGCCCATGACCAAGTCCGAACTCGTGGAAAAATTGGCCGCCCGCTTTCCGCAGCTGCTGCTGCGGGATGCGGACATCGCGGTCAAGACGATCCTGGATGCGATGTCCGACGCCTTGGCGGACGGCCATCGCATCGAGATTCGCGGGTTCGGCAGCTTTGGCCTGAATCGGCGTCCACCGCGCGTCGGGCGCAACCCCAAGTCCGGCGAGAAGGTGCTGGTGCCCGAAAAACGGGTGCCGCACTTCAAGGCGGGCAAGGAGCTGCGCGAACGGGTCGACCGCAGCCTCGAGCGGCAGGGCGATTCCTCTTCGGAGGGCGAGCCCGTGTCGCTGACGGCTGTGAAGGCGGCGCGGCAGGCCGGCGGTCACCATGCCGCCGGTTTCCCGGCGGAAGCGACGCCGACGCTGGTCATGTCGCGCTGA
- the rpsA gene encoding 30S ribosomal protein S1 — protein sequence MSQTNESFAALFEESIARSNMKAGEVISAEVVRIDHNFVVVNAGLKSEAFVPVEEFLNDQGELEVQVGDYVSVAIDALENGYGDTILSRDKAKRLASWLNLEKALESGEIISGTVTGKVKGGLTVMVNGIRAFLPGSLVDVRPIKDTTPYEGKTLEFKVIKLDRKRNNVVLSRRAVVEATLGEERQKLMETLKEGAIVNGIVKNITDYGAFVDLGGIDGLLHITDLAWRRVRHPSEVLSVGQEITAKILKFDQEKNRVSLGVKQLGEDPWVGISRRYPQGTRLFGKVTNLTDYGAFVEIEAGIEGLVHVSEMDWTNKNVAPSKVVQLGDEVEVMVLDIDEDKRRISLGMKQCKANPWDDFARNHKKGDKLAGQIKSITDFGVFIGLPGGIDGLVHLSDLSWQETGEEAVRKYKKGDEVEAVVLAIDVEKERISLGIKQLSGDPFNNFISANDKGSIVSVTIKAVDPKGAVVQLADDVEGYLRASEISSDRVEDARNVLKEGETMTAMIVNIDRKSRNINVSIKAKDSADQQEAMQKFAQDTGTAGTTNLGALLKAKLNETNQ from the coding sequence ATGTCCCAAACTAACGAATCTTTTGCCGCCCTGTTCGAAGAGTCGATCGCCCGTTCCAATATGAAGGCGGGTGAAGTGATCTCTGCGGAAGTTGTGCGTATCGACCACAACTTCGTCGTTGTGAACGCGGGCCTGAAGTCCGAAGCTTTTGTTCCGGTCGAAGAATTCCTGAACGATCAGGGCGAGCTGGAAGTGCAAGTCGGCGACTACGTTTCGGTCGCGATCGACGCACTGGAAAACGGCTACGGCGACACCATCCTGTCGCGCGACAAGGCCAAGCGCCTGGCTTCGTGGCTGAACCTTGAGAAGGCACTGGAATCCGGCGAGATCATCTCCGGTACCGTGACCGGCAAGGTGAAGGGCGGCCTGACCGTCATGGTCAACGGTATTCGTGCATTCCTGCCGGGTTCGCTCGTCGACGTGCGTCCGATCAAGGACACCACGCCGTACGAAGGCAAGACCCTCGAATTCAAGGTCATCAAGCTGGACCGCAAGCGCAACAACGTTGTGCTGTCGCGCCGCGCCGTGGTGGAAGCCACGCTGGGCGAAGAGCGCCAGAAGCTGATGGAAACGCTGAAGGAAGGCGCGATCGTCAACGGTATCGTCAAGAACATCACCGACTACGGCGCATTCGTGGATCTGGGTGGCATCGACGGTCTGCTGCACATCACCGACCTGGCATGGCGTCGCGTGCGTCATCCGAGCGAAGTGCTGTCGGTTGGCCAGGAAATCACCGCCAAGATCCTCAAGTTCGACCAAGAGAAGAACCGCGTCTCGCTGGGCGTCAAGCAACTGGGCGAAGATCCGTGGGTCGGTATCTCGCGTCGCTATCCGCAAGGCACCCGCCTGTTCGGCAAGGTGACCAACCTGACCGACTACGGCGCGTTCGTCGAGATCGAAGCCGGCATCGAAGGCCTGGTGCACGTGTCGGAAATGGACTGGACCAACAAGAACGTGGCCCCGTCCAAGGTTGTCCAGCTGGGCGACGAAGTGGAAGTCATGGTCCTGGACATCGACGAAGACAAGCGTCGTATCAGCCTGGGCATGAAGCAGTGCAAGGCCAACCCGTGGGACGACTTCGCTCGCAACCACAAGAAGGGCGACAAGCTGGCCGGCCAGATCAAGTCGATCACCGACTTCGGCGTGTTCATCGGCCTGCCGGGCGGCATCGACGGCCTGGTGCACCTGTCCGACCTGTCGTGGCAAGAAACCGGCGAAGAAGCCGTTCGCAAGTACAAGAAGGGCGACGAAGTGGAAGCCGTGGTGCTGGCCATCGACGTCGAGAAGGAACGCATCTCGCTGGGCATCAAGCAGCTGTCGGGCGATCCGTTCAACAACTTCATCTCGGCCAACGACAAGGGTTCGATCGTGTCCGTCACGATCAAGGCCGTTGATCCGAAGGGCGCCGTGGTGCAGTTGGCTGACGACGTGGAAGGCTACCTGCGTGCCTCGGAAATCTCGAGCGACCGCGTGGAAGATGCCCGCAACGTGCTGAAGGAAGGCGAAACGATGACCGCGATGATCGTCAACATCGATCGCAAGTCGCGCAACATCAACGTTTCGATCAAGGCCAAGGACAGCGCCGACCAGCAGGAAGCCATGCAGAAGTTCGCGCAGGACACCGGTACCGCCGGTACCACGAACCTGGGCGCGCTGCTGAAGGCCAAGCTGAACGAAACCAATCAGTAA
- the cmk gene encoding (d)CMP kinase: MSDVAAFTAYPVIAIDGPTASGKGTVAHQIADLLGFHYLDSGSLYRLVAFVSIRENIDDHDVNSLVRIASELDVRFKADHIWLKGEDVSLALRHESVGNQASAIAVHGPVREALRARQRAFLEAPGLVADGRDMGTVIFPEAVLKVFLTASVQARAERRYKQLIAKGFSATVESLSRDLEARDLRDRTRSVAPLRPAEAARLLDSSDMSVDEVVAQVLDWYRQVQGVKAR, translated from the coding sequence ATGTCTGACGTTGCTGCTTTTACCGCGTACCCGGTCATCGCCATCGACGGTCCGACCGCGTCCGGCAAGGGCACGGTCGCGCACCAGATCGCCGATTTGCTGGGGTTCCATTATCTCGACAGCGGTTCGCTGTACCGCCTGGTAGCGTTCGTCAGCATCCGCGAGAACATCGACGATCACGACGTCAACAGCCTCGTGCGGATCGCATCGGAGCTCGATGTGCGCTTCAAGGCGGATCACATCTGGCTCAAGGGCGAGGATGTGAGCCTGGCCCTGCGCCATGAGTCGGTCGGCAACCAGGCCTCGGCGATCGCGGTGCACGGGCCGGTGCGCGAGGCGTTGCGCGCACGTCAGCGGGCCTTCCTCGAAGCGCCGGGGCTGGTGGCCGATGGGCGCGACATGGGAACGGTGATTTTTCCCGAGGCGGTGCTCAAGGTATTCCTGACGGCGAGCGTGCAGGCGCGTGCCGAGAGACGCTATAAACAATTGATTGCAAAGGGGTTTTCTGCTACAGTGGAAAGTCTTTCGCGGGACTTGGAAGCGCGTGATTTGCGGGATCGCACCCGCAGTGTCGCGCCGCTGCGGCCGGCGGAAGCGGCGCGGTTGCTCGATTCGTCCGACATGTCGGTCGATGAGGTGGTCGCGCAGGTGCTGGACTGGTATCGGCAAGTGCAGGGCGTCAAGGCGCGCTGA
- the aroA gene encoding 3-phosphoshikimate 1-carboxyvinyltransferase gives MEHLDVGPLKAARGTVKLPGSKSISNRVLLLAALAEGETVVRDLLDSDDTRVMLAALDTLGVRCEPLGTANAYRVTGTGGRFPAKSADLFMGNAGTAIRPLTAALALQGGEYTLHGVPRMHERPIGDLVDGLRQVGARIDYTGNEGFPPLAIRAASIRIDAPIRVRGDVSSQFLTALLMALPLVEGSGRPVTIEVVGELISKPYIEITLNLMARFGVQVERNGWASFSVPTGVAYRAPGEIFVEGDASSASYFLAAGALGGGPVRVEGVGMSSIQGDVRFADALNRMGANVMAGDNWIEVRGVERDDGKLHALELDCNHIPDAAMTLAVAALFADGTTTLTNIGSWRVKETDRLTAMATELRKLGAAVEEGTDYIRVTPPSHWTAPAGGIDTYDDHRMAMAFSLAAFGPVPVRINDPRCVAKTFPEYFTAFGGIAA, from the coding sequence ATGGAACACCTCGACGTCGGTCCGCTGAAGGCGGCGCGCGGCACGGTCAAGCTGCCGGGCTCGAAGAGCATCTCCAACCGCGTGCTGCTGCTGGCCGCCCTCGCCGAGGGCGAGACCGTCGTGCGCGACCTGCTCGATTCCGACGACACCCGCGTGATGCTGGCCGCGCTCGACACGCTCGGCGTGCGATGCGAGCCCCTCGGCACCGCCAACGCCTATCGCGTGACCGGCACGGGCGGTCGTTTCCCGGCCAAGTCCGCCGATCTGTTCATGGGCAACGCCGGCACCGCCATCCGCCCGCTGACGGCGGCCCTGGCGCTGCAGGGCGGCGAGTACACGCTGCACGGCGTGCCGCGCATGCACGAGCGGCCGATCGGCGATCTGGTCGACGGCCTGCGGCAAGTCGGCGCGCGCATCGACTACACCGGCAATGAAGGTTTCCCGCCGCTGGCGATCCGCGCGGCCTCCATCCGGATCGACGCGCCGATCCGCGTGCGCGGCGATGTGTCGAGCCAGTTCCTGACCGCGCTGCTGATGGCGCTGCCGCTGGTGGAGGGGAGCGGTCGGCCGGTGACCATCGAGGTGGTCGGCGAGCTGATCTCGAAGCCGTACATCGAAATCACGCTCAACCTGATGGCGCGCTTCGGAGTACAGGTCGAGCGCAACGGCTGGGCGTCGTTCAGCGTGCCGACCGGCGTGGCTTACCGTGCGCCGGGCGAGATCTTTGTCGAGGGCGACGCGTCGTCCGCGTCGTACTTCCTGGCGGCGGGCGCGCTCGGCGGCGGGCCGGTGCGCGTGGAAGGGGTCGGCATGTCGAGCATCCAGGGCGACGTGCGCTTTGCCGATGCGCTCAATCGCATGGGCGCCAACGTCATGGCCGGCGACAACTGGATCGAAGTGCGCGGCGTGGAGCGCGACGACGGCAAGCTGCATGCGCTGGAGCTCGACTGCAATCACATCCCCGACGCCGCCATGACGCTGGCGGTGGCCGCGCTGTTCGCCGATGGCACCACCACGCTGACCAACATCGGCAGTTGGCGCGTCAAGGAGACCGACCGGCTGACCGCGATGGCCACCGAGCTGCGCAAGCTTGGCGCCGCGGTGGAAGAGGGCACCGACTACATCCGCGTGACCCCGCCGTCGCACTGGACCGCGCCTGCCGGCGGGATCGACACCTACGACGATCACCGCATGGCGATGGCCTTTTCGCTGGCGGCCTTCGGCCCGGTGCCGGTACGCATCAATGACCCGCGCTGCGTGGCCAAGACGTTCCCCGAATACTTCACGGCGTTCGGCGGAATCGCCGCCTGA
- a CDS encoding prephenate dehydrogenase — protein MASSFSSSRLVIVGVGLIGGSLALALRRAGVVGQVIGVGRSGSSLEAAVRLGVIDEALPMEAAVRGADMVVLCAPVAQTLPLLLAMQPHLGPDTIVTDAGSTKSDVIMAAKTALGDQVSQFVPAHPIAGRELNGVEAALADLYVGKKTVLCPLQENRRADVARVQAMWDAAGAYCHVMSAVQHDAVFAAVSHLPHVLSYALVAQIINAEDAALKLDFAGGGFRDFTRIAASSPEMWRDICLSNREALLRELTTYEAVVGRLKAMIAERDAEALERVFRRASEARLAWPQRAASATQPE, from the coding sequence GTGGCCTCTTCTTTTTCCAGTTCCCGGTTGGTGATCGTGGGTGTCGGCCTGATCGGCGGTTCGCTGGCGCTGGCGTTGCGCCGCGCGGGCGTGGTCGGGCAGGTCATCGGCGTCGGGCGGTCGGGGTCGTCGCTGGAGGCGGCGGTCCGCCTGGGGGTGATCGACGAGGCGTTGCCGATGGAAGCTGCGGTGCGCGGCGCCGACATGGTCGTGCTGTGCGCACCCGTGGCGCAGACGCTGCCGCTGCTGCTCGCGATGCAGCCGCACCTGGGGCCGGACACCATTGTCACCGATGCCGGCAGCACCAAGTCCGACGTCATCATGGCGGCCAAGACGGCGCTGGGCGACCAGGTCAGCCAGTTCGTGCCGGCGCACCCGATCGCCGGGCGCGAGCTCAATGGCGTCGAAGCGGCGCTGGCCGATCTCTATGTCGGCAAGAAGACCGTGCTGTGCCCGCTGCAGGAAAACCGCCGCGCCGACGTCGCCCGCGTGCAGGCGATGTGGGATGCCGCGGGGGCGTATTGCCATGTGATGTCGGCTGTGCAGCACGATGCCGTGTTTGCCGCGGTGAGCCATCTGCCGCATGTGCTTTCGTACGCGCTGGTTGCGCAGATCATCAATGCGGAGGACGCCGCGCTCAAGCTCGATTTCGCCGGCGGCGGCTTCCGCGATTTCACCCGCATTGCCGCGTCGTCGCCCGAGATGTGGCGCGACATCTGCCTGTCGAACCGCGAGGCGCTGCTGCGCGAGCTGACCACCTATGAAGCCGTGGTGGGCCGCCTGAAGGCGATGATCGCCGAGCGCGACGCTGAAGCGCTCGAGCGCGTGTTCCGCCGCGCAAGCGAAGCGCGCCTGGCCTGGCCGCAGCGCGCGGCCTCCGCCACACAACCCGAATAA
- the hisC gene encoding histidinol-phosphate transaminase, producing the protein MSLQFGPEYVRAIAPYVTGKPISEVAREFGLEAARIVKLASNENPLGMPASARVAMTAAIDGLARYPDANGFSLKAALHAKFGVPEAWITLGNGSNDILELAARALVAPGQGVIYAQHAFAVYALAAQEVGARAVEVPARDYGHDLDAMAAAITPDTRLIYVANPNNPTGTFLPADAIAAFLAKVPPTVVVVLDEAYNEFLKPEQQYDSIAWVRRYPNLLVSRTFSKAYGLAGLRVGYGIAQPQLTALLNRIRQPFNVNSLAQAAAVAALSDTEFLRRSAELNAAGYAQLTQAFARLGLEYVPSSGNFVLVRVGDDADAGARVNLALLKQGVIVRPVGNYGLPQWLRISIGLPEENAACIAALESALAQAEAAA; encoded by the coding sequence ATGTCGTTGCAGTTCGGCCCCGAATATGTCCGTGCCATTGCCCCCTATGTGACCGGCAAGCCGATTTCCGAAGTCGCGCGCGAGTTCGGTCTGGAGGCGGCGCGCATCGTCAAGCTGGCGTCCAACGAGAACCCGCTGGGCATGCCGGCATCGGCCAGGGTGGCAATGACGGCTGCCATCGATGGGCTGGCGCGCTATCCGGACGCCAACGGTTTCAGCCTGAAGGCCGCGCTGCACGCGAAGTTCGGCGTGCCGGAGGCCTGGATCACGCTCGGCAACGGCAGCAACGACATCCTCGAACTCGCTGCGCGCGCCCTGGTGGCACCGGGGCAGGGCGTGATCTACGCGCAGCATGCGTTTGCCGTGTATGCGCTGGCGGCGCAGGAGGTCGGTGCACGGGCCGTCGAGGTGCCGGCCCGCGACTATGGCCACGATCTGGACGCGATGGCCGCCGCCATCACGCCGGACACGCGCCTGATCTACGTCGCCAACCCGAACAATCCGACCGGCACCTTCCTGCCGGCCGACGCGATCGCTGCGTTCCTGGCCAAGGTGCCGCCGACGGTCGTCGTCGTGCTGGACGAGGCGTACAACGAATTCCTCAAGCCCGAGCAACAGTACGACTCGATCGCGTGGGTGCGTCGGTATCCGAACCTGCTGGTGTCGCGCACGTTCTCCAAGGCCTACGGGCTGGCCGGCCTGCGTGTCGGCTACGGCATCGCGCAGCCGCAGCTGACGGCGCTACTCAACCGGATCCGCCAGCCGTTTAACGTCAACAGCCTCGCGCAGGCCGCAGCTGTCGCCGCGCTGAGCGACACCGAATTCCTGCGCAGATCGGCCGAACTGAATGCCGCGGGCTATGCGCAGCTGACGCAGGCGTTTGCGCGCCTCGGGCTGGAATACGTGCCGTCGTCGGGTAACTTCGTGCTGGTCCGTGTCGGCGACGATGCGGATGCGGGCGCGCGCGTCAATCTGGCGCTGCTCAAGCAGGGCGTGATCGTGCGGCCGGTGGGCAACTATGGCCTGCCGCAGTGGCTGCGCATCAGCATCGGGCTGCCGGAGGAGAATGCCGCCTGCATCGCTGCGCTGGAGTCGGCGCTGGCGCAGGCCGAGGCCGCCGCCTGA
- the pheA gene encoding prephenate dehydratase produces MTSQSDETSQNKDAALAAELAPLRAQIDAIDSQLLTLLSDRAKVAQAVGEVKKHYASPAFRPDRELQVIRKMQSGNPGPLHGESIAAIWREVMSACRGLEQALRIGYLGPVGTFTEQAVFAHFGHEIQPMPCPSIDEVFRAAEAGTVDCGVVPVENSTEGVVSRTLDLFLQTSLKISGEIALRVHHNLLHKTGDMSQVKVVRAHAQALAQCQRWLNTNYPNLAREAVSSNAEAARMAGEDETVAALASVQAANRYGLHVVRANVEDDPHNRTRFVVIGNYETEPSGRDQTSLILSVPNEAGAVYRLLAPLAENGVSMCRFESRPARSGAWEYYFYVDVEGHQRDPQVARALEKLRHDAAYFKVLGSYPSAR; encoded by the coding sequence ATGACCAGTCAGTCAGACGAAACGAGTCAAAACAAGGACGCCGCATTGGCGGCGGAGCTGGCACCCCTGCGCGCGCAGATCGATGCCATCGACAGCCAACTGCTCACCCTGCTGTCGGACCGCGCCAAGGTGGCGCAGGCCGTGGGCGAGGTGAAGAAGCACTACGCGTCGCCGGCATTCCGGCCGGACCGCGAGCTGCAGGTCATCCGCAAGATGCAGTCGGGCAATCCGGGGCCGCTGCACGGCGAGAGCATCGCGGCCATCTGGCGCGAGGTGATGTCGGCATGCCGGGGCCTGGAGCAGGCGCTGCGCATCGGCTATCTCGGCCCGGTGGGCACGTTCACGGAGCAAGCCGTGTTCGCGCACTTCGGCCACGAGATCCAGCCGATGCCGTGCCCGAGTATCGACGAGGTGTTCCGCGCGGCAGAGGCCGGCACGGTCGATTGCGGTGTGGTGCCGGTCGAGAATTCGACCGAGGGCGTGGTGTCGCGCACGCTCGATCTGTTCTTGCAGACGTCGCTGAAGATCAGCGGCGAGATCGCGCTGCGGGTGCACCACAACCTGCTGCACAAGACCGGCGACATGTCGCAGGTGAAGGTGGTGCGGGCGCATGCGCAGGCGCTGGCGCAGTGCCAGCGCTGGCTCAACACGAACTACCCGAACCTGGCGCGCGAGGCGGTGTCGAGCAACGCCGAGGCCGCGCGCATGGCCGGCGAAGACGAGACCGTCGCCGCGCTGGCGAGCGTGCAGGCGGCCAACCGCTATGGGCTGCACGTGGTGCGGGCCAACGTGGAGGACGACCCGCACAACCGCACACGCTTCGTGGTGATCGGCAACTACGAGACCGAGCCGAGCGGGCGCGACCAGACCTCGCTGATCCTCTCGGTGCCGAATGAGGCCGGGGCGGTCTACCGGCTGCTGGCGCCGCTCGCCGAGAACGGCGTGTCGATGTGCCGCTTCGAGTCGCGGCCCGCGCGCAGCGGCGCGTGGGAGTACTACTTCTACGTCGACGTGGAAGGCCACCAGCGCGACCCGCAGGTGGCGCGCGCGCTGGAGAAGCTGCGCCACGACGCCGCGTATTTCAAAGTGCTGGGGTCCTATCCCTCGGCACGCTGA
- the serC gene encoding 3-phosphoserine/phosphohydroxythreonine transaminase encodes MNQADRALQASQARVYNFSAGPAVLPTEVLEQAREEMLSWQGSGMSVMEMSHRGREFESIMAQAFADLRELLAVPDNYEILFLQGGAIAENAIVPLNLMRRLSLDAPKADYVVTGTWSVKSQQEARKYGEVNIAASSEAERFHRIPDVSAWKLSDDAAYVHLCTNETIVGVEYQETPDIGQAHGRVVVADVSSHILSRPVDWNGYAVLYGGAQKNIGPAGLTIVIARKDLLGHAHPLCPSAFNWRLVAENGSMYNTPPTYAIYVAGLVFQWIKRQGGVEALETRNIVKAKMLYDFIDASGFYRNDIHPSCRSRMNVPFFLNDESRNEAFLAQARAQGLVQLKGHKSVGGMRASIYNAMPLEGVEALVDFMREFERTAA; translated from the coding sequence ATGAACCAAGCGGATCGAGCTCTTCAAGCCAGCCAGGCGCGTGTCTACAACTTTTCGGCGGGGCCGGCCGTGCTGCCGACCGAGGTGCTGGAGCAGGCAAGGGAAGAGATGCTCTCTTGGCAAGGCAGCGGCATGAGCGTGATGGAGATGAGCCATCGCGGCCGCGAGTTCGAAAGCATCATGGCGCAGGCATTCGCCGATTTGCGCGAATTGCTGGCGGTGCCCGACAACTACGAGATCCTGTTCCTGCAGGGCGGCGCCATCGCCGAGAATGCCATCGTCCCGCTCAATCTGATGCGCCGGCTGTCGCTCGACGCGCCCAAGGCGGATTACGTCGTGACCGGCACGTGGTCGGTGAAGTCGCAGCAGGAAGCGCGCAAATACGGTGAAGTGAATATCGCCGCATCGAGCGAGGCCGAGCGTTTCCACCGGATCCCGGATGTGTCCGCCTGGAAGCTGTCGGATGACGCGGCTTACGTGCATCTGTGCACCAACGAGACCATCGTCGGCGTCGAATACCAGGAGACGCCGGACATTGGCCAGGCGCATGGGCGCGTGGTGGTGGCCGATGTTTCGAGCCACATTCTGTCGCGGCCGGTCGACTGGAACGGCTATGCGGTGCTTTACGGCGGCGCGCAGAAGAACATCGGGCCGGCGGGCCTGACCATCGTGATCGCGCGCAAGGATCTGCTGGGCCACGCGCACCCGCTGTGCCCGTCGGCCTTCAACTGGCGCCTGGTGGCCGAGAACGGCTCGATGTACAACACGCCGCCCACCTACGCCATCTATGTCGCCGGACTGGTGTTCCAGTGGATCAAGCGCCAGGGCGGCGTGGAGGCGCTGGAGACCCGCAACATCGTCAAGGCGAAGATGCTGTACGACTTCATCGACGCCAGCGGTTTCTATCGCAACGACATTCATCCGTCGTGCCGTTCGCGCATGAACGTGCCGTTCTTCCTCAACGACGAATCCCGCAACGAAGCCTTCCTCGCGCAGGCGCGCGCGCAAGGGCTGGTGCAGCTCAAGGGCCACAAGTCCGTGGGCGGCATGCGGGCGAGCATCTACAACGCGATGCCGCTGGAGGGCGTGGAGGCGCTGGTCGACTTCATGCGCGAATTCGAGCGGACCGCCGCCTGA
- a CDS encoding DUF2059 domain-containing protein: MHKSLKHLIVVAGFAPLLAFAQAAGADADKTAAIKELLTVMNVDQAIRGQGEALENSAKQEAPLVLEQALVENKSLNDKQKQAAVDKLKKNGAVQRMTDGAGKAFETDGFRKDALQAHYDSLSKYYSAQEIKDLTTFLKTPSGQKFMTNQGKAMQEVWGGVMQKYGPQVGKAMRDMADKEIAAASK; this comes from the coding sequence ATGCACAAGAGTCTCAAACATCTGATCGTGGTGGCCGGTTTCGCCCCGCTGCTCGCCTTCGCGCAAGCCGCCGGCGCAGACGCCGACAAGACGGCGGCCATCAAGGAACTGCTGACGGTCATGAACGTTGACCAGGCGATCCGCGGTCAGGGTGAAGCACTGGAGAACAGCGCCAAGCAGGAAGCCCCGCTGGTGCTGGAGCAGGCACTGGTCGAGAACAAGTCCCTGAACGACAAGCAGAAGCAGGCCGCGGTCGACAAGCTGAAGAAGAACGGCGCTGTGCAGCGCATGACCGATGGCGCCGGCAAGGCTTTCGAAACCGACGGTTTCCGCAAGGACGCTCTGCAGGCCCACTACGATTCGCTCTCCAAGTACTACTCGGCGCAGGAAATCAAGGACCTGACCACGTTCCTGAAGACTCCGAGCGGCCAGAAGTTCATGACCAACCAGGGCAAGGCCATGCAGGAAGTGTGGGGCGGCGTGATGCAGAAGTACGGCCCGCAGGTCGGCAAGGCGATGCGCGACATGGCTGACAAGGAAATCGCCGCAGCATCGAAGTAA